A genomic segment from Actinoplanes sichuanensis encodes:
- a CDS encoding outer membrane protein assembly factor BamB family protein yields the protein MANIDRRNLLKGAAALAVVPVPAAGRDSGRGGGAAFDTPGGADFPKVGGNLGNQNYTGLQQINPHSVRRLRGAWVNSVEGGLRSGNSQSTAVAVDGVLYIESALGNVIAVDGVTGRTLWRYDQTRGALTRRGVAVGNGYVYTKSNDNYVVALDQQTGRVAWERQIDGFGNIEKVAVVHHDGLLFCGTNDGPRGAALALDAHTGDLVWHFWGTPGPGEFGNDTWEGDSWAEGGATPWIHPAVDPELGLTYWTFGNARGNNSSQDGSARGGSNLFANSLVALDLRTGAYRWHFQSIHHDIWDMDNVMSPVLADVRIRGRMRKVVVYGSKSGMFFILDRTDGTAPLGVVERPVPQEPRQKTWPTQPFPVQGGWTEQRVVDQPLGTSVPGDPNRAVPNYVQGALYTPHWDVPVLSIPGHGGGADWSHLSFSHRTGLVYTGFGYVAAAHSLTEAANGLRPPGEYQTGGIVAVDVSTNRVRWKRRMPYSLAHGNGILTTATDLLVIGQPDGNLLAMDARTGRELWRFQTGAAISSSPIMYKAGGREYLAVFAGGTGIPYGNSAPRGDFLWAFALDGPLGPVPAPPPPVIRRPVSGAPVDGATVANTVIIGRATGATTESFGVAAMSPTHLRVPVGTTVTFTNHPGNAGPRGVTQFFEGLFDVLLAPGESFTHTFDRAGEYFFNDPASPRSTGKIEVVAP from the coding sequence GTGGCGAACATCGATCGAAGGAATCTGTTGAAGGGCGCCGCAGCGCTCGCCGTCGTGCCGGTACCCGCCGCCGGCCGTGACAGTGGTCGTGGTGGTGGTGCGGCCTTCGACACCCCCGGCGGCGCGGACTTCCCGAAGGTCGGCGGGAACCTCGGCAACCAGAACTACACCGGTCTGCAGCAGATCAACCCGCATTCGGTACGACGTCTGCGCGGCGCCTGGGTCAACTCGGTCGAGGGCGGCCTGCGCAGCGGCAACAGCCAGAGCACGGCCGTGGCCGTCGACGGGGTGCTCTACATCGAGTCGGCGCTCGGCAACGTCATCGCCGTCGACGGCGTCACCGGCCGCACCCTCTGGCGGTACGACCAGACCAGAGGCGCCCTGACCAGGCGCGGGGTCGCGGTCGGCAACGGCTACGTCTACACCAAGTCGAACGACAACTACGTGGTCGCCCTCGACCAGCAGACCGGTCGGGTGGCGTGGGAACGGCAGATCGACGGCTTCGGCAACATCGAGAAGGTGGCGGTCGTCCACCATGACGGGTTGCTGTTCTGCGGCACCAACGACGGACCGCGCGGCGCCGCCCTGGCTCTGGACGCGCACACCGGTGACCTGGTGTGGCATTTCTGGGGCACCCCGGGGCCCGGCGAGTTCGGCAACGACACCTGGGAGGGCGACTCGTGGGCCGAGGGCGGGGCCACCCCGTGGATCCACCCGGCCGTCGACCCCGAGTTGGGCCTGACGTACTGGACGTTCGGCAACGCCCGTGGCAACAACTCCTCCCAGGACGGCTCGGCGCGCGGCGGGTCGAACCTGTTCGCGAACTCGCTGGTCGCCCTGGACCTGCGCACCGGTGCCTATCGGTGGCACTTCCAGTCGATCCACCACGACATCTGGGACATGGACAACGTCATGTCGCCGGTGCTCGCCGATGTGCGGATCCGCGGGCGGATGCGCAAGGTGGTCGTCTACGGCAGCAAGTCCGGGATGTTCTTCATCCTGGACCGGACCGACGGCACCGCCCCGCTCGGCGTCGTCGAACGCCCGGTCCCGCAGGAGCCGCGGCAGAAGACCTGGCCCACCCAGCCGTTCCCGGTGCAGGGCGGCTGGACCGAGCAGCGGGTCGTCGACCAGCCGCTGGGCACGTCGGTGCCCGGCGACCCGAACCGGGCCGTACCCAACTACGTCCAGGGTGCCCTCTACACCCCGCACTGGGACGTCCCGGTCCTGTCCATTCCCGGTCACGGCGGCGGCGCCGACTGGTCGCACCTGTCGTTCAGTCACCGCACCGGGCTGGTCTACACCGGATTCGGGTATGTGGCCGCCGCGCACTCGCTGACCGAGGCCGCGAACGGGCTGCGGCCACCGGGGGAGTACCAGACCGGCGGCATCGTGGCCGTCGACGTGTCCACCAACCGGGTGCGCTGGAAGCGGCGGATGCCGTACTCCCTGGCCCACGGCAACGGCATCCTCACCACCGCCACCGACCTGCTGGTCATCGGCCAGCCGGACGGCAACCTGCTCGCCATGGACGCCCGCACCGGCCGGGAGCTGTGGCGGTTCCAGACCGGCGCGGCGATCAGCTCCAGCCCGATCATGTACAAGGCCGGTGGCCGGGAGTACCTGGCCGTGTTCGCCGGCGGGACCGGCATCCCGTACGGCAACTCGGCACCCCGCGGCGACTTCCTCTGGGCGTTCGCGCTCGACGGGCCGCTCGGGCCGGTACCCGCGCCCCCGCCGCCGGTGATCCGCCGGCCGGTCTCCGGCGCCCCGGTCGACGGTGCGACCGTCGCGAACACGGTGATCATCGGGCGTGCCACCGGCGCCACCACCGAGTCGTTCGGGGTGGCCGCGATGAGCCCCACCCACCTGCGAGTCCCGGTCGGCACCACGGTCACCTTCACCAACCATCCGGGCAACGCGGGGCCGCGCGGGGTCACCCAGTTCTTCGAAGGGCTGTTCGACGTGCTGCTGGCGCCCGGCGAGTCCTTCACCCACACCTTCGACCGGGCGGGGGAGTACTTCTTCAACGACCCGGCCAGCCCGCGGTCGACCGGGAAGATCGAGGTCGTGGCGCCGTGA